The nucleotide sequence TGAGCACCCAAGGAGTATGTCGAATCAGTTCAAAAAGGGCGACGACCACGGCGGGGACGATGAGCAAGGCACGCCGAACAGCGCGTTCGTTCACGGGGGATCACCTCTCTTGCTCGAACAGGCTTCTCCTGTATTGTGAGGGATCCGGGAAGGTTTCGCAAGGGAGTGGAAAGACGGTTAATGTGGCGTGGGGCTAGGCAGTCGAACATTCCTCAGTGCTGCCACACTCATACATTGGAAGGAAGGTGGAGGGAGGGGCGAAGAATGAAGGTGGTGGCTTTTGGATCGGAGACACTTTCCCGTTTTCCCTATCGCGACCTGTTGGAGGTGCTCCCGGCCGAATGCCGGTATTATGTGGGCGCAGGTTCCGACTCGGGCGGTTCAGGTCTCGACAAGTATGCCGATGTGGAGGATGTCGTTCGTGACATCTCTGTTGAGGATTGCCGGCGACTGCCCGCGGATGAAACCACGGCCATCGTGACCGAACCGCTGTGGGTGTCTGCCTTCGGGGGTTGGCGCCCGGAGCGCATGGTCGCCGTGATGGCTGATCTTTCTTTCAGCACGGCTGCCCAGCGCCGCTGGGCGAACCTCGTTGCGGCTGTTGCAGACGCTGTATTTGTTCGATCGGAAACTCAGTATCTTCAATGGTGCTTTCAGCGGCCAACGGTATTTTTTTGGGATCCATACCGCTGCCGGCAAGAAGCGGTGCACTGGGCGTCGCGGGTTATAGGGGCGCTGGAGGATCCTGAGGAACTCAGAGGACTGGAAAAGGAACAGTGGCACTCGCGACTGAAGGAATATCAAGGCTTTGTGGGGCGGGAAGAAATCGCCGAAAAGGCTCTCTATTTCTCGGCGGCCTACCGGTACCTCTTGGAGGATCCCGCGGCCCGGGAGGACCTTCTTGCTTCTTTTGAACGGGCCGTGGCGTCGGGGCGTGCCGATTGCCTCGTCACGCATTACCGGTTTTTGTCCGCTATTCTGGCGAAGCAGGGGCGTTTGGAGGAGGCGGTTCAGGCCTACGGGGTGACTGCGCTGGACCAAGCTGCCAAATGGGAGTATGAACGTTTGCTGACGTGGCTGGAGGATGGACGGCAGGCGCTGGTCCGGGCCCGGCTCTTTCTGCTCAATGATGACCTGCGTTCGGCCCGGGAAGTGCTGAGTGAAACAGATGGGGAGGAAGCGGGACGACTCCGATTGGAAATCGCTTGGCGGACAGGTTATCCGGACCAGGCTTTTCGCGAGGTCGCGCCGGCGGATTGCAAAACCCATTCGCTGCCCCAAGCGGTCGAGATTCTTGAGGGCCTTTTCCACTGGCTTCAAGGAGACCGCCCCGGGGCGATTCACCATTTTCTCCGGGCCGCCGCCGAAGACCCCAACGCCCTTGGTTACATTCTTGAAATGGACGAGGCGGAAAGTCTTCTTGAGCAAATCCGCCGGGGAGAAAGAGCGTCATGATTCGCCCGGTGCGCAGATCCTCCGGTAATCGCTTGACGGCCATGATGCAGGTTCGCAATGAAGCGGACCGCTATTTGGACACCGTGCTTCGGTGCCTGTCGGAATTTGTCGATGACGTGGTAATCGTGGATGACGCCAGTACCGACGGGACCCCCGAGCTTTGTCGCGATTTTAAGAAAGTCGTCAAATTAGTCGTTCTACCCGAATCTCAATTTCGGCGGGAGTGGAAATTGCGTGCCCTGCTCTGGGATGTGGCCGTCTCCATCCACCCGGATTGGCTGCTCGCCGTGGATGCGGACGAATTATATGAGGACCGCGCGAAGGAAGAGATCCGGGCTCTGATCGATCAGGACCAGTACGATTGGGTGGCTTTCCGGATGTTCGACATGTGGGGAGGCCTGACCCATTACCGAGAGGACGAACATTGGAACCTTCACAAACGTTACACCGTTACCTTGGTCCGTTTCCTCCCGGGGTATCATTACTTTTTTCCGCCGATGGATCTACACGTCCCCCGCGTTCCCCTATCCTATGGCCCCCTTCCTGGCCTGTGTTCGCCGATTCGGATCAAACACCTCGGGTGGGTGGGCTCCGGGGAGTATCTTCAGCAAAAATATGAGCGCTATATGGCCCTGGATCCCGACGGCCGCTGGGGAAGCCTTGCCCAGTACCGCTCGATCCTCGAACCGAATCCCCGTTTGGTGGAGTGGAGGGAAGACGGAGAATGAGAGTGGGGATTCTGACGCACAGCTTTGTTGACGGGTACAATGGCCGATTTGAAAGGGTTTTTGCGGGCGGGTTGGAACGCTACATGTTTGATCTGGCTCTTTTGCTTCAGGACTTGGGAATGCGGCCGGAAATCCACCAACTGTCCTTTCAAGGTGCATTTTCCAGTCAGGTCGGTGGGATTGACGTCTATGGACACGCATGTGGCCCCGACGATGCCGTGAAGGTGTTTGAACAGATGGCGGATGCCGTGGATGGGCCTGTGATTTATGCCAGTTTCCTCTGGCATCCCCTTCGCTTCCGCCCCCACAGTATTGGAATTTGTCATGGAATCAACTGGGATCGGGGCGACGGCTCCGCCCAGGAGAAAGCCCAGGTGGCCGGTGCCATCCAAGGGGCGTTAGATCATCTGCAGCGGATCGTGTCCGTGGATTCACAGTTTGTGACCTACTGCCGGTCGGTGTGCACTTTTAACGATCCGCGAAAATTGGTGTTTATCCCGAATCATGTGGATACTCGCCGGTTTCGCCCTGACCCCGGGATGCGGCGGGCTGATCAAGTGCGGGTACTATTTCCTCGGCGCATCAGCTGGGAGCGGGGCGTGATTCCCATGATGATTGTGGCGGACCGGATTCTGGCCCGGCATCCGGATGTGGTGGTGGAGTTTGCGGGGGATGTGGTGGAAGGTAATCCCATAACCCGGGTGTTTCGATTCTGGATGAAAGAACACCCCCACCGCCATCGCCTCCTTCACCATGTGCTGTCCTTTTCGGAGATGGTCCGCGCCTATCAAAAGGCCGACATCGTGGTGATCCCCAGCATTTTTTCCGAGGGAACTTCGTTTTCTTGTTTAGAAGCCCTCAGTTGCGGGGCGGCGGTGGTGGCCACCGATGTCGGG is from Kyrpidia tusciae DSM 2912 and encodes:
- a CDS encoding glycosyltransferase → MIRPVRRSSGNRLTAMMQVRNEADRYLDTVLRCLSEFVDDVVIVDDASTDGTPELCRDFKKVVKLVVLPESQFRREWKLRALLWDVAVSIHPDWLLAVDADELYEDRAKEEIRALIDQDQYDWVAFRMFDMWGGLTHYREDEHWNLHKRYTVTLVRFLPGYHYFFPPMDLHVPRVPLSYGPLPGLCSPIRIKHLGWVGSGEYLQQKYERYMALDPDGRWGSLAQYRSILEPNPRLVEWREDGE
- a CDS encoding glycosyltransferase family 4 protein; this translates as MRVGILTHSFVDGYNGRFERVFAGGLERYMFDLALLLQDLGMRPEIHQLSFQGAFSSQVGGIDVYGHACGPDDAVKVFEQMADAVDGPVIYASFLWHPLRFRPHSIGICHGINWDRGDGSAQEKAQVAGAIQGALDHLQRIVSVDSQFVTYCRSVCTFNDPRKLVFIPNHVDTRRFRPDPGMRRADQVRVLFPRRISWERGVIPMMIVADRILARHPDVVVEFAGDVVEGNPITRVFRFWMKEHPHRHRLLHHVLSFSEMVRAYQKADIVVIPSIFSEGTSFSCLEALSCGAAVVATDVGGLNDLVIDGYNGLLVPPDFEALEAAVGRCIENRGLRRALGRKARETARAFDRSRWRLRWSRVLRPWLADWAARSPGAVD